Proteins from one Hydrogenivirga caldilitoris genomic window:
- a CDS encoding heterodisulfide reductase-related iron-sulfur binding cluster: MGHGKSPYLRYADPEPFPILNKHSHYDHLFEEMHELEEKGEILVYKITEENKPVEVFTRTGRIKTVPTAKLWHHKSCGQCGNIPGYPASIFWFMNKFGYDYLNEPHQTSCTAWNYHGSGTSNPVALAAVWLRNMHQAWKTGYYPLIHCGTSFGSYKETREQLIFNKELRDAVKPILKKLGRLTEDGRIVIPQEVVHYSEWVHAVRHKIAELYEKEGKAKGIDVSNVRVAIHNACHTWKMMADDYPYDAEVYNGQRPAASTAVVKALGAQVVDYSTWYDCCGFGFRHILTEREFTRSFAIQRKLKVIAEEVKADLMVTHDTGCTTTFEKNQWIGKAHGMYHPVAVMSDVMFAALACGAHPFKIVQLYWNCSNYEPLLEKMGITNWKELRKEWEDTVKHIAELEKEGKYDELLEFFKEYDLYEPYSRTSDGFKRKKSASADMPLFKS; this comes from the coding sequence ATGGGACACGGAAAAAGCCCATATTTGAGATATGCAGACCCTGAGCCGTTTCCAATACTGAACAAGCATTCTCACTATGACCATCTCTTTGAGGAGATGCACGAACTTGAAGAGAAGGGAGAGATCCTGGTATACAAGATTACTGAGGAGAATAAGCCTGTTGAGGTATTCACAAGAACCGGAAGGATAAAGACCGTTCCTACAGCCAAGCTATGGCACCACAAATCTTGCGGTCAGTGCGGAAACATACCTGGATATCCTGCATCCATATTCTGGTTCATGAACAAGTTCGGGTATGACTATCTGAACGAGCCGCACCAGACATCCTGTACAGCATGGAACTACCACGGTTCTGGAACATCAAACCCCGTTGCCCTGGCAGCAGTTTGGCTCAGGAACATGCACCAGGCTTGGAAGACGGGCTATTACCCCCTTATACACTGCGGAACCTCATTCGGTTCTTATAAGGAGACAAGAGAGCAGCTCATATTCAACAAGGAACTCAGGGACGCCGTTAAGCCGATCCTGAAGAAGCTTGGAAGGCTTACCGAGGACGGAAGAATCGTTATACCCCAAGAGGTAGTTCACTACTCCGAGTGGGTTCACGCTGTAAGGCACAAGATAGCTGAACTCTACGAGAAGGAGGGGAAAGCCAAAGGTATAGACGTTTCCAATGTTAGGGTAGCTATACACAATGCCTGTCACACTTGGAAGATGATGGCAGATGATTACCCATACGATGCGGAAGTTTACAATGGACAGAGACCTGCAGCTTCTACGGCGGTAGTGAAGGCTCTCGGAGCTCAGGTTGTTGACTACTCAACCTGGTACGACTGCTGCGGTTTTGGTTTCAGGCACATACTCACCGAGAGGGAATTCACGAGGTCTTTCGCTATCCAGAGAAAGCTTAAGGTCATAGCCGAAGAGGTCAAGGCTGACCTCATGGTTACCCATGATACCGGATGCACAACCACCTTTGAAAAGAACCAGTGGATAGGAAAAGCTCACGGGATGTATCACCCTGTGGCTGTCATGTCCGATGTGATGTTCGCTGCTCTGGCATGTGGAGCACACCCCTTCAAGATAGTTCAGCTCTACTGGAACTGCTCCAACTACGAACCCCTGCTTGAGAAGATGGGTATAACCAACTGGAAAGAGCTCAGAAAAGAGTGGGAAGACACTGTTAAGCACATAGCAGAGCTTGAGAAAGAAGGAAAGTACGATGAGCTCCTGGAATTCTTCAAGGAGTATGACCTTTACGAGCCTTACAGCAGAACTTCTGATGGATTTAAGAGGAAGAAGTCCGCTTCTGCAGACATGCCCCTTTTCAAGTCTTAA
- a CDS encoding 4Fe-4S dicluster domain-containing protein, with amino-acid sequence MEGHPYGYNIPISEKTKEVPWEEKVRVYEEVKSDFRFKEFLFGCLNCGVCTASCPSNRFFDYSPREIVQRFLEEDVEVIYDMMHEYIWACSQCFTCWIRCPFVNNPGGLVIIMREVAVRNAFEATKDLLKPYGRVLLKVMTTGNQLSADMLQPDFFPDWGPKMQDNMENVRAKRMAIPFDVGKSVKTAWEVSLETAIEMYTIWRETGIFEMLEKLDPNLYNVIMDIVEENEERWEELLEEEEE; translated from the coding sequence ATGGAAGGACATCCTTATGGATACAACATTCCCATATCGGAAAAGACCAAGGAAGTTCCGTGGGAAGAGAAGGTCAGGGTATATGAGGAGGTAAAGTCCGACTTCAGGTTCAAGGAGTTTCTCTTCGGATGCTTGAACTGTGGAGTGTGTACAGCTTCCTGCCCATCAAATAGATTCTTTGATTACTCTCCAAGGGAGATCGTTCAGAGGTTCCTTGAAGAGGACGTAGAGGTTATATACGATATGATGCATGAATACATATGGGCTTGCTCCCAGTGCTTCACCTGCTGGATAAGGTGTCCTTTCGTAAACAATCCGGGCGGGCTAGTGATAATAATGAGAGAGGTTGCAGTCAGAAACGCTTTTGAGGCAACCAAAGACCTTCTCAAGCCCTACGGAAGGGTTCTCCTCAAGGTTATGACGACAGGAAACCAGCTTTCAGCTGACATGCTACAACCAGACTTCTTCCCTGACTGGGGTCCGAAGATGCAGGACAATATGGAGAACGTCAGGGCTAAGAGGATGGCTATACCCTTTGACGTTGGAAAGTCCGTTAAAACAGCTTGGGAAGTCTCCCTTGAAACGGCTATAGAGATGTACACCATATGGAGAGAAACAGGAATATTTGAAATGCTTGAGAAGCTTGACCCCAACCTATACAACGTCATAATGGACATCGTTGAGGAGAACGAAGAGAGATGGGAAGAGCTTCTGGAAGAGGAGGAAGAGTGA
- a CDS encoding DsrE family protein, translating into MAAQEYEKLLFYILTVPFFERAEPTTGELINPQAGAPFFLATAATTMDYEVEMVITSEAGFLLMKDNAKKVKVRPGVEQTVYDFIVMAKEAGVKIYLCVPSLDLTDVYKKEDVNEELCDGIIGGAAFLDKLMSGEYAVISL; encoded by the coding sequence ATGGCGGCACAAGAGTACGAAAAACTTCTCTTCTACATCCTTACGGTCCCCTTCTTTGAAAGGGCTGAGCCCACTACAGGGGAGCTTATAAACCCTCAGGCTGGAGCACCCTTTTTCCTCGCAACCGCTGCTACCACTATGGACTATGAGGTTGAAATGGTCATCACCTCGGAGGCTGGTTTTCTCCTCATGAAGGACAACGCTAAAAAGGTCAAGGTAAGACCAGGTGTTGAGCAGACCGTTTATGATTTCATAGTTATGGCAAAGGAAGCCGGTGTGAAGATATACCTTTGTGTTCCCTCCCTTGACCTGACGGACGTTTACAAGAAGGAAGACGTCAACGAGGAACTCTGTGACGGAATAATAGGTGGGGCAGCGTTCCTAGACAAGCTTATGAGCGGCGAATATGCTGTCATATCCCTGTAA
- a CDS encoding DsrE/DsrF/DrsH-like family protein: MASERLAIIATKGTLDWAYPPLILASTAASLGVETAIFFTFYGLNIIHKEKQKQLKISPVGNPGMPMAFPPSVKKTPIAGQLAGLMEAVFPGPPQIMGIIPGMTDFMTAMMKKTMKDHGVASVEELVELCKEADVKLIPCQMTMELFGYKYEDLIDGLEPPGGAATFINYVLEADKPMIIFT, from the coding sequence ATGGCATCTGAAAGGCTTGCAATAATAGCTACAAAAGGAACGTTGGATTGGGCTTACCCTCCACTTATACTTGCATCAACGGCAGCTTCCCTAGGTGTTGAAACTGCTATATTCTTCACCTTCTATGGGCTGAACATAATACACAAGGAGAAGCAAAAGCAGTTAAAGATTTCCCCCGTTGGAAATCCTGGAATGCCAATGGCGTTCCCCCCTTCGGTAAAGAAGACGCCCATAGCAGGTCAGCTTGCAGGCTTAATGGAGGCTGTATTCCCTGGTCCTCCCCAGATAATGGGTATCATACCTGGAATGACTGACTTTATGACAGCTATGATGAAGAAGACCATGAAAGACCACGGTGTGGCCTCAGTTGAAGAGCTCGTTGAACTCTGCAAAGAAGCTGATGTAAAGCTCATACCCTGCCAGATGACTATGGAACTGTTTGGCTACAAGTATGAGGACCTTATAGACGGCTTAGAACCTCCGGGTGGAGCTGCCACCTTTATTAACTACGTCCTTGAAGCAGACAAGCCAATGATTATCTTTACCTAA
- a CDS encoding sulfurtransferase TusA family protein: MASVTADKTLDTSGLNCPLPVLKTKKAIEELQSGQILEVISTDPGSKADIPAFCNRTGHELVETVEEGGKYIFYIKKK; this comes from the coding sequence ATGGCTAGTGTTACTGCAGATAAGACATTGGATACCTCAGGACTTAACTGTCCTCTCCCAGTTCTTAAGACCAAGAAGGCGATTGAGGAGCTTCAGAGCGGTCAAATTCTTGAGGTTATATCAACAGACCCAGGTTCTAAAGCTGACATACCCGCTTTCTGTAACAGAACCGGGCATGAGCTTGTAGAAACTGTAGAAGAAGGAGGTAAGTACATCTTCTACATTAAGAAAAAGTAA
- a CDS encoding DeoR family transcriptional regulator has product MGRKEEIVRLVEEGYKTAKELARHFNVSLMTIYRDLKELEEEGVIIRRHGNIELKREESLRESVCAVCGKEVDLRLAFIYILQGGRKVHTCCAHCGLIAYKTLPTDKVEMAITRDFITCNPINAFTGTFVVGSMANSCCTPSAFVFADKEYAQRFAKGFGGYVSDFVDAVVKMEELMKAGQRVNLSL; this is encoded by the coding sequence ATGGGAAGGAAAGAGGAAATTGTAAGACTTGTGGAAGAAGGATACAAGACAGCTAAGGAACTTGCGAGGCACTTTAACGTATCCCTCATGACTATATACAGAGACCTCAAAGAACTTGAAGAAGAGGGTGTAATAATTAGAAGGCATGGAAATATTGAGCTTAAAAGGGAGGAAAGCCTCCGTGAAAGTGTGTGTGCTGTCTGTGGGAAGGAGGTTGACCTTAGGCTGGCCTTCATATATATCCTACAGGGGGGCAGAAAGGTTCATACGTGCTGTGCCCACTGCGGACTTATAGCCTATAAGACTTTACCAACGGATAAAGTGGAGATGGCCATCACCAGAGACTTTATAACCTGCAACCCTATAAACGCCTTTACGGGTACCTTTGTGGTCGGCAGCATGGCAAATTCATGTTGTACTCCATCAGCTTTCGTTTTTGCCGATAAAGAATATGCACAGAGGTTTGCCAAGGGTTTTGGAGGTTACGTGTCTGACTTTGTGGATGCGGTGGTGAAAATGGAAGAACTTATGAAGGCAGGGCAGAGGGTAAACCTTTCCCTGTAA
- the flgF gene encoding flagellar basal-body rod protein FlgF gives MALDYQPLFVLSGGMLLQERKLAVITNNLANMDTPSFKKDLLEVSSWYTDMGSQVLHNSPENPANNFIYPMMSGVFTDMSQGPLRETGNTLDLAIDGEGFFAVRTPDGIRYTRKGNFRLDREGFLVTEEGYRVLDRGNNDIQIRGSRIEVDREGNIYTDGVLSSTLGVWSLQDSQKLGEDLFVGTPQPAREFHIKQGFIELSNVNAILEMVRLIETSRAHETYARLIQAVDEVQGRVNNIVR, from the coding sequence ATGGCTTTAGATTACCAGCCCCTCTTTGTGTTGTCCGGTGGCATGCTCCTTCAGGAAAGGAAGCTAGCAGTTATAACCAATAACCTTGCAAACATGGACACACCTTCCTTTAAGAAGGATCTACTTGAAGTCTCAAGCTGGTATACAGACATGGGTAGCCAGGTTCTGCACAATTCTCCGGAAAACCCTGCCAACAACTTCATTTACCCGATGATGAGTGGTGTCTTCACGGACATGTCCCAGGGTCCCCTGAGGGAGACCGGGAATACCCTTGACCTTGCCATAGACGGGGAGGGTTTCTTTGCTGTCAGAACTCCAGATGGAATCAGGTACACAAGGAAAGGCAACTTCAGGTTGGATAGGGAAGGTTTCCTGGTCACCGAGGAAGGCTACAGAGTTCTTGACAGAGGCAACAACGATATACAGATAAGGGGGAGCAGAATTGAGGTTGATAGGGAAGGCAACATATACACGGACGGCGTGCTCAGTTCAACCTTAGGGGTGTGGTCTCTACAAGACTCTCAGAAACTTGGAGAAGATCTCTTTGTTGGTACACCGCAACCAGCTCGCGAATTTCATATAAAGCAAGGTTTTATTGAGCTGTCAAACGTAAACGCTATACTTGAGATGGTGAGACTTATAGAAACATCAAGGGCGCACGAAACCTATGCAAGGCTCATACAGGCTGTTGATGAGGTGCAGGGAAGGGTGAATAACATAGTTCGTTAG
- a CDS encoding 5'-3' exonuclease — protein sequence MKSLYLIDASSFIYRGFYALPPLATKEGFPTGAIYGFLRALLSIMKSERPEYLVVVFDHPAPTKRDRVYKEYKAGRPSMPDPLRLQIPVIKELLKLMGIPTLEVEGYEADDLIAILAKKFSEKGFKVKVYTPDKDMLQLVSSNIIVINPMNWEIFTAEKVKEKFGVSPDKVADYLALVGDKIDNIQGVKGVGPKTAVKLIEKFGGIKGILENWEEFVKAFPEANRQELELSYYLVKPLMDADIEVKEEDLKLKEPVMDKLKRRLEELEMKSILKDLDTVLKKRAQGSLF from the coding sequence ATGAAAAGCCTTTATCTCATTGATGCATCATCCTTTATATATAGGGGTTTCTATGCGTTACCACCTTTAGCTACGAAGGAGGGTTTCCCTACCGGGGCTATATACGGCTTCTTGAGGGCTCTTCTCTCTATAATGAAATCCGAAAGACCTGAGTATCTGGTTGTTGTCTTTGACCATCCTGCACCTACAAAGAGGGATAGGGTATACAAAGAGTATAAGGCAGGAAGACCCTCAATGCCAGACCCTTTGAGACTCCAGATTCCGGTAATAAAGGAGTTGTTAAAGCTCATGGGCATACCCACATTAGAAGTTGAAGGTTACGAGGCTGACGACTTAATAGCTATACTGGCAAAGAAATTTTCTGAGAAGGGCTTCAAGGTAAAGGTATATACTCCGGACAAAGATATGCTCCAGTTAGTCAGCTCCAATATCATAGTTATTAACCCTATGAACTGGGAGATCTTCACAGCGGAAAAGGTTAAGGAAAAGTTCGGAGTTTCTCCCGATAAAGTTGCCGACTACCTAGCCCTTGTGGGAGACAAGATAGATAATATTCAAGGTGTTAAAGGAGTTGGTCCGAAGACTGCAGTAAAACTCATAGAAAAGTTTGGAGGGATAAAAGGCATACTGGAAAACTGGGAGGAGTTTGTGAAAGCATTCCCAGAAGCAAACAGACAAGAGCTTGAGCTATCCTACTATCTCGTAAAGCCCCTCATGGATGCGGACATTGAAGTTAAAGAAGAGGACCTGAAGCTAAAAGAGCCTGTCATGGATAAACTCAAAAGAAGGCTGGAAGAGCTAGAAATGAAGAGTATACTTAAGGACTTAGATACGGTTCTTAAAAAGAGAGCGCAGGGTTCCCTTTTCTAA
- a CDS encoding SLC13 family permease gives MLKKILLSLISLSIGVTFLLDETLVREIFEIEKDKVLTLEVLVLAMYLFVSELVRVDVVGILMMVLLPLLGLIPPEKSISGLSSNAVVSIIAVIIIGTGLDKTGVMNIIANYIIRLAGKSKTRIITLISGTVALISSFMQNIGAAALFLPAVVRISRRLRVPVSHLLMPMGFSAILGGTITLVGSSPLILLNDLLSLYELPPFHLFSVTPIGLSLAFVGILYFVVFGRFILPKTEKGEDEGKFLPPDLAQTYDRVCGLYELHVPVNFQRRTVEEIDARRKYQVTIVAVYHRKTRSKTFAPHREETIEPSDDMVVIGCPDTVDRFAKELGLILKGELEEFADDLSNVNAGLVEGIVTPRSELVGRTLKEVHFRRRYEVNPVALVRRGEVIYAGFSDMELMPGDALLLFGKWDKLLELKNRNIFAFSTEIKGEVMRPEKAKLALFWFALAIVMILVFHIKLSIALLTGALGMVLTRVMSIDEAYQSVDWMTVFLLAGLLPLGMAFQETGTAEFLANRIVSSIEELTPFTLYLLVALLTSFFTLVVSNVGATVLLVPLSVDMALDVGADPRVAALVVGVSASNTFIIPTHQVNALIMRPGGYRTIDYVKAGGGMTILFILTLMAGIYLFYR, from the coding sequence ATGTTGAAGAAAATCCTCCTTTCCTTGATATCTCTTTCAATAGGAGTCACCTTCTTACTGGACGAGACCCTTGTGAGGGAGATTTTTGAGATTGAGAAGGACAAGGTACTCACCCTTGAAGTTCTGGTGCTGGCGATGTACCTGTTCGTATCGGAGCTTGTTAGGGTTGATGTAGTTGGAATCCTTATGATGGTTCTCCTGCCTTTGTTGGGACTTATCCCCCCTGAAAAGTCAATAAGCGGTCTAAGCAGTAATGCGGTGGTTTCCATAATAGCGGTGATAATCATAGGAACCGGGCTGGATAAAACAGGTGTGATGAACATAATTGCGAACTACATAATACGTCTCGCAGGTAAATCAAAAACCAGGATAATCACGCTGATCTCTGGGACGGTTGCTTTAATATCAAGCTTCATGCAGAACATAGGGGCTGCAGCTCTATTTCTGCCAGCGGTTGTGAGGATTTCAAGAAGGCTCAGGGTACCTGTATCCCACCTCCTTATGCCGATGGGCTTCTCTGCCATTCTTGGAGGGACTATCACCCTTGTAGGCTCAAGCCCCCTGATACTTCTGAACGACCTTTTGTCTCTTTACGAGCTACCTCCTTTCCACCTCTTTTCTGTTACACCGATAGGTTTGTCCCTCGCCTTTGTAGGTATCCTGTACTTTGTTGTCTTTGGAAGGTTTATCCTTCCAAAAACAGAGAAGGGAGAGGATGAGGGGAAATTTTTACCGCCCGACCTTGCCCAAACCTACGATAGAGTATGTGGACTTTATGAGCTCCACGTGCCTGTGAACTTTCAAAGGAGAACGGTGGAAGAGATAGATGCCAGGAGAAAGTATCAGGTTACGATCGTTGCAGTTTATCACAGAAAGACAAGGAGTAAAACCTTTGCTCCCCACAGGGAAGAGACTATAGAGCCTTCCGATGACATGGTTGTAATCGGCTGCCCTGATACAGTAGACAGGTTTGCTAAAGAACTTGGACTTATTCTTAAGGGAGAGCTTGAGGAGTTTGCTGATGACCTTTCCAATGTGAATGCGGGTTTGGTAGAGGGTATAGTTACTCCCAGGTCAGAGCTAGTAGGTAGGACCCTTAAAGAAGTCCATTTCCGCAGGAGATATGAGGTTAATCCTGTTGCCCTCGTGAGAAGAGGGGAAGTTATATACGCTGGGTTCTCCGATATGGAGCTTATGCCTGGGGATGCTCTGCTCCTCTTTGGAAAGTGGGACAAGCTTTTAGAGCTTAAAAATAGGAATATATTTGCCTTTTCCACCGAGATAAAGGGTGAGGTGATGAGACCCGAGAAGGCAAAGCTTGCCCTATTCTGGTTTGCACTGGCTATTGTCATGATACTTGTCTTCCACATTAAGCTTTCTATAGCTCTTCTTACTGGAGCACTTGGAATGGTTCTCACACGGGTTATGAGTATTGATGAAGCTTATCAATCCGTTGACTGGATGACTGTTTTCCTTCTGGCTGGTCTTCTTCCTCTGGGTATGGCTTTCCAGGAAACCGGTACAGCGGAGTTTCTGGCTAACAGGATAGTCTCAAGTATTGAAGAGCTAACCCCATTTACCCTGTACCTTCTGGTTGCTCTGCTTACATCCTTTTTCACCCTTGTAGTCTCTAACGTTGGAGCTACGGTTCTCCTTGTCCCCCTTTCTGTAGATATGGCTCTTGATGTTGGGGCTGACCCAAGGGTTGCTGCCCTTGTTGTGGGTGTTTCAGCTTCAAACACCTTTATAATTCCTACACACCAGGTGAACGCCCTAATAATGAGACCGGGAGGATACAGGACTATAGACTATGTCAAGGCTGGTGGGGGTATGACAATTCTATTCATACTAACCCTTATGGCAGGTATATACCTGTTTTACAGGTAA
- the hflX gene encoding GTPase HflX, with protein sequence MRAILVGIWNKDIHKEEAKESLRELKGLVKALGGVSLGYVLQKRSKPDTKYFIGAGKAQELKEISQGTKADAVIFDDFLTPSQVKSLEEIIGKPVLDRTDLVIEIFSRRAKSKEAKLQVELARLTHELPRLYGKGRAMSRLGGGVGTRGPGEQEAEIRRRLIKKRIYQIKEELEEVKKMRRHQRKRRERSDTGENILKVAIVGYTNAGKSTLLKALTGRETFTADMLFATLDTKTSARIISPEMKVLFTDTVGFIKKLPPELIESFKATLEEVTEADIILHVVDISDDRWLDYIHTVREILRELAADDKPVIYVLNKADRVVDSEEEARHLPHGAFVEGRSVVVSAEKRWGLEELLEKVRTLGEEVLTVSPER encoded by the coding sequence ATGAGGGCTATCCTCGTAGGTATATGGAACAAGGACATACATAAAGAGGAGGCTAAGGAATCTCTGAGGGAGCTGAAGGGACTCGTTAAAGCCCTGGGCGGGGTTAGCCTCGGTTACGTTCTCCAAAAGAGAAGCAAACCTGATACAAAGTACTTTATAGGTGCTGGAAAGGCTCAAGAGCTGAAGGAGATATCGCAAGGTACAAAGGCTGACGCAGTGATCTTTGACGATTTCCTGACCCCATCACAGGTTAAGAGTCTTGAGGAGATAATAGGTAAGCCCGTCCTTGATAGAACAGATTTAGTTATAGAGATATTTTCAAGGAGAGCCAAAAGTAAGGAAGCCAAGCTTCAGGTTGAGCTTGCCAGATTGACACACGAGTTACCCAGGCTCTACGGAAAGGGTAGAGCGATGTCAAGGCTTGGAGGTGGTGTTGGAACCAGAGGTCCTGGTGAGCAGGAAGCAGAAATAAGGAGAAGGTTAATAAAGAAGAGGATTTACCAGATAAAGGAGGAGCTTGAAGAGGTAAAGAAGATGAGGAGACATCAGAGGAAGAGGAGGGAGAGAAGCGATACAGGGGAAAACATACTGAAGGTTGCTATTGTCGGATATACAAACGCCGGGAAATCCACCCTGCTTAAAGCCTTGACTGGCAGAGAAACCTTTACAGCCGATATGCTCTTTGCAACGCTGGACACAAAAACCTCAGCCCGAATTATATCCCCTGAGATGAAGGTACTCTTTACAGATACGGTTGGCTTTATAAAGAAACTACCTCCAGAGCTTATAGAGTCTTTTAAGGCGACCCTTGAGGAGGTTACAGAGGCTGATATTATTCTCCACGTGGTTGACATATCCGATGACAGGTGGCTTGATTACATTCACACGGTGAGGGAAATACTCAGGGAACTTGCAGCAGATGACAAACCTGTAATATATGTCCTGAACAAGGCAGACAGAGTTGTGGACAGTGAGGAGGAAGCCAGACACCTTCCCCACGGAGCCTTTGTTGAAGGTAGGTCCGTTGTTGTCTCCGCCGAAAAGAGGTGGGGACTTGAAGAACTCCTTGAAAAGGTCAGGACTCTTGGAGAAGAAGTCTTAACCGTGAGCCCGGAGAGGTAG
- the hfq gene encoding RNA chaperone Hfq, giving the protein MYPMEKETSIQDELLDSFKAKGATVTVYLTRGNRITGKVLNHDKYTILLDVEGQPNLIYKHAVSTIVEGK; this is encoded by the coding sequence ATGTACCCTATGGAGAAGGAGACCAGTATACAGGACGAGCTTTTGGACAGCTTCAAAGCTAAAGGGGCTACTGTAACCGTTTACCTTACCCGCGGCAACAGGATTACAGGAAAGGTGCTCAATCACGATAAGTACACTATACTCCTTGATGTTGAGGGACAACCCAACCTCATATACAAACACGCCGTCAGCACCATCGTGGAGGGTAAATGA
- a CDS encoding HD domain-containing protein: protein MFKEFSDPLYGFIRVDVRELALIDTLLFQRLRHIKQLGLAYMVFPSAQHTRFEHALGVLHICSLLSDRLLRSKDRRERELVRLAGLLHDLGHPPFSHTTEVLIPEKKTHEDLTQRLILETEIYDLLRRVFSFTHEDVERLLRITLGRPENKEEEFLTELITGQFGADRVDYLRRDAIFCGVSYGLFDHNRLLNTVEVVHEGDSKVLAVHISGLRALESFIIGRYFMYLQVYFHKVVRILNIHLIELIRELIPGKDFEDINSFVRLTDSVVISRAFSEADKKELVDRVFGRKHFKEVYSTRDRNDFNRVKEELLNRYPAELIRFDHVYKKPYDDEIMVFGGMKLLPINEASQLVAGLNPIEIYRVYVAPEIRDEACSLLKR from the coding sequence GTGTTTAAGGAGTTTTCTGACCCCCTTTACGGTTTTATCAGGGTAGATGTAAGAGAACTTGCCCTTATAGACACCCTTCTGTTTCAGAGACTCAGACATATCAAACAGCTGGGTTTAGCTTATATGGTGTTTCCCTCAGCTCAACATACGAGGTTTGAGCATGCGTTAGGTGTACTCCATATCTGCTCCCTCCTGAGCGATAGACTCCTCAGGAGTAAAGACAGGCGTGAGAGGGAGCTTGTAAGGCTTGCCGGACTCCTCCACGACTTAGGTCATCCACCCTTTTCCCACACAACAGAGGTCTTGATTCCAGAGAAGAAGACCCATGAAGATTTAACACAGAGGCTTATCCTTGAGACAGAGATATATGACCTGCTCAGGAGGGTTTTCTCTTTTACCCATGAAGACGTGGAGAGGCTTCTGAGGATAACCTTGGGTAGACCTGAAAACAAGGAGGAAGAGTTTTTAACAGAACTCATAACCGGACAGTTCGGAGCGGACAGGGTTGACTATCTGCGTAGGGACGCTATCTTCTGCGGAGTTTCATACGGTTTGTTTGACCATAACAGACTGCTTAACACTGTAGAGGTGGTTCATGAGGGAGATTCAAAGGTGCTTGCGGTACATATAAGTGGGTTGAGGGCGCTGGAGAGCTTTATTATCGGTAGGTACTTTATGTATCTACAGGTTTATTTCCACAAGGTTGTAAGGATACTCAATATACACCTGATAGAACTTATAAGGGAGTTAATACCCGGTAAGGACTTTGAGGATATAAATTCCTTTGTGAGACTTACAGACAGCGTGGTTATATCCCGTGCCTTTTCAGAGGCAGATAAGAAGGAGCTTGTAGACAGGGTTTTCGGCAGGAAACATTTCAAGGAAGTCTATTCAACAAGGGACCGAAACGATTTTAACAGAGTAAAAGAGGAGCTTTTGAACCGTTACCCAGCTGAGCTTATAAGGTTTGACCATGTATATAAAAAGCCTTACGATGATGAGATAATGGTATTCGGTGGTATGAAACTCTTACCCATAAATGAGGCTTCACAGCTGGTGGCAGGACTTAACCCCATAGAGATATACAGGGTTTACGTTGCCCCAGAGATAAGGGATGAGGCATGCTCTCTGCTAAAAAGGTAA